The stretch of DNA GCTCGAAGAAGATGGAAATTGAAAAAAAATATAGTCAGATGTCCGAACAGGAATTACGCCAAGCAATCGCCAAACTACTGGAACAGGCACGTAAAGCGAGTCAGCTTGGTCATGTAAACGAATATGCTGTTCTGGAACGTAAAGCAATTATGGCACAAGCTTATTTAGTAGATCCTGCATCGATTGTACCTGGAGAAATGTATCGGATTGAAGGAGATCCAGGAGTCTTTTTCCAAGTGGATTACTTAAAAGGGCGTTTTGCTTGGGGTTACCGACTTGGTGGGGAAAAATTTACTGAAGCATTGCCGATATCCATGCTAAAACCATTGAAGGAGGGAAAATAATATGCAACAGCAAATCGAACAATTAGTTCAAGAACTTGCAGCAAAGAATGAGTCATTATCTGTCGCCAAAGCACGTGTGTGGATTGAATTATTATGGTCAGATTTTGAATCATCTTACGCAAAAGCGGGCTATGATTATAAAGGTACCGAAGTTACTGAGAAAGTAATTCGTCAATGGATTGAAAGCTATGGAGAACGGATTCATGAATTTGCAGGTAACAATCCTAAATATGCTCATTTGCTACAAGTGGACAACGATTCACAACAATAAGAAAAGATTTGTTAACCGATTATGGTTATCGAATAAGAAAAGTACACGACATCGAGTGTCGTGTACTTTTTAGTTTGAAAGGAAATCCAATTTTTTATGAAGTTTTTCTTCACTGAAAATCCAGCCAGTATAAGAATTAACGATTTCCAGATCTTCATTTAAATGAGCAACAGCTACGAATGGGTAATAATCATTGCTGCGATAACGCAAATCAATGAGACGAACTTCATGAATGTGATCATGATCTGTAATTTCCCAACGGTATATAGGAGAGAATGAGATGAAAGCTTGCAAGTTCTTGTCTTTCAATGCAGCTTTCACAAGGGGAGAATCTGGTATCGTTTTACGTTCAAAGCGATCGTAAATATTGATTGAACGTCCATAAGCTCTACCTACATAGTGATGCGTTTTAGAGATTGCTGCAATACGCCATTGGAAAAAACGAATCGTTGGTGCGATGATGATTTCTTCCGCAGTAGGAATCGTATTTTTAACTGCATGTCTGACTGCATGCTGGACTGCAAACCTAAGAAGGTAATAGACAAAAACAATTGCGTATAGCAACAGCATTGTATATACCGGATTTGCACCGAATGCCCAGAACAACAAGGCGACCACATGCAAACCAAAAATGATGGGATCAAATGTATTGATTACTCCAAGAGCCACCCATTTATTTGAAAATGGACGTAGCGCTTGCGTTCCGTATGAATTGAATATGTCCACAAAAACATGGAGAAATACGGCCAGAAATGTCCATAACCATAAATGCATTAGGTCTG from Paenisporosarcina sp. FSL H8-0542 encodes:
- a CDS encoding YfhH family protein; this encodes MEIEKKYSQMSEQELRQAIAKLLEQARKASQLGHVNEYAVLERKAIMAQAYLVDPASIVPGEMYRIEGDPGVFFQVDYLKGRFAWGYRLGGEKFTEALPISMLKPLKEGK
- a CDS encoding YfhJ family protein; translation: MQQQIEQLVQELAAKNESLSVAKARVWIELLWSDFESSYAKAGYDYKGTEVTEKVIRQWIESYGERIHEFAGNNPKYAHLLQVDNDSQQ
- a CDS encoding metal-dependent hydrolase: MDTGTHVVMGIALGGLAMIDPVVANHSMTATAVIAGTIIGSQAPDLDTVLKLRNNAVYIRHHRGITHSIPAVLLWPLAISGVLHLIMPSSDLMHLWLWTFLAVFLHVFVDIFNSYGTQALRPFSNKWVALGVINTFDPIIFGLHVVALLFWAFGANPVYTMLLLYAIVFVYYLLRFAVQHAVRHAVKNTIPTAEEIIIAPTIRFFQWRIAAISKTHHYVGRAYGRSINIYDRFERKTIPDSPLVKAALKDKNLQAFISFSPIYRWEITDHDHIHEVRLIDLRYRSNDYYPFVAVAHLNEDLEIVNSYTGWIFSEEKLHKKLDFLSN